The Corvus moneduloides isolate bCorMon1 chromosome 28, bCorMon1.pri, whole genome shotgun sequence genome includes the window GAAAcgctttattaaaaaaaattaaattaaaatattttaaatttaaatcaaaatgacaaaactttatttaaaaaaaatttaaattaaaatattttaaatttaaatcaaatgATGAAAcgctttattaaaaaaatttaaattaaaatattttaaatttaactcAAAATGACgaaactcttttaaaaaaatttaaaatattttaaatttaaatcaaatgatgaaacactttatttaaaaaaattaaattaaaatattttaaatttaactcAAAATGGCGaaactcttttttaaaaaaaaattcaaatgaaaagattttaaatttcaatCAAACGATGAAACTCCCTTGTTTTCCCAGCTGAattccctgtttttcctctctccctgtctccGCAGCCCCCGGGAATTCCGCTGGTTGCTTTTCCAACGGGAAGCCTCGTGCGTGTTGCCATTTCTTGAGttggaagtgtccaagaaggggggaaaaaaagaaacagaatggaaaaaaaacacaaaaaaaaacccaaaacccaaaacaattcCCAAATCCTTTCCGTGCCCTGCATGTCACCGACAGATTCCCGattttccagccctgctcctcccgttttttccacctttcccaggtttttttgttgggatttttgtggttttctcctGGAAGCCCCAGCAGAGCCGAGCACAGAActttcccccagctctgccaggactCTGCTCTGAAATTCCCACGGGATTTTTCCCCCGGGGAATTTTTTATTCCcagattttttggggttttttttggaggatTTCACAGGAAtccttctggggtttttttttcttttttcctcaatattCCCCCCTGGGGAAGGGCCACTTCCAAGAAGTGTTGgagtccccccccccccctcattCCCTTACCCTGCCCAACCTCTCTGGAAATCCCGGGATTTTCTACcctctgggaatggggattttTGGTCCTTCAGCTgccatccagctctgggattcCCGGGAATTTCGGTGCTTCCCTTCTCCGAGGTCAGCACaggggtggggaggagctgggactGCACCCTCCCCACGCACCCCGAGGcgtttttggggtttttccttcccagaaaatCCCGGGACAAACCCCCTGAGctctggaaaagtgggaatttttttcccatggaaggCGAGCAGCGAGGAGGGAGCGAAGGTGTTTTTAGTGTGTTTAAAAGGAGTTTTTTCCTTggtattattattaattattattattattaattattaattttttttttttttttaaatcttccgTGCATGTCAGtgctcagcctggctgggggagggggtggaggatgccaggatggagcagagggaatgcAAAATTCCCCTTTGGATCCGGCGGATTCGGGGAGGGAAAAACTCCTGGAGCCGCCTCaaatcccagctcagctcctgcgTGAgaccagaggcttttttttggtttctttttggttttttggggtgccTCCAACCTGattttaaagctgatttttggctgggggggggaggggaggaggaggagccccACTGGAGTGAGCAGGAACTTTTGGGagattggagaaaaaaaaaggaaaaaaaaaaaaaatcatggaaaaagagagaacaaaagtgattttttttttttttctaaaatttctttttttgtaaacGCTCCATGGAATAAACGTGGTTCATGTCACTCGTGAGGAATAAAACATTTGGACACTTTCGTTGGTATCCCTTCGTGCTCGGGTGATTTTCCAGAGGTTTCCGTGGGCTCAGGGCACTTTTTATCCCCCTTTTTCCCGGTTTTTTTTCGGCTTTCCCTGCGGGAATTCTCCTCCTGTGCCTTCCTCCAGCgcagaaagaggaaaacttttccttttccccaccaTTTCTGCTTCCCTATATTCCCTTTAAGTTCTCTCCAGCTGTTTTTATGGAGCCTCACAAAAGGAATTtggagctggagcacagcacGGGAAGAAAATATTCGGGAATTATCCAAAAGGACCAAACCCATGGATGCATTTCCCTCTGTTTTCAACTCGGTTtgtgctttttccttccctctcaccCTCCTCGTTCTCTTCTGAGTCGTTCTTCTGGATTTCTCCACCTCTCCCGGCTGTGTTTTCCCATCCCTGAGCTCCCGGTGCGCTTTTCCAAGCGGGAatttctcctgccctgcctgcctggagctgctcctcgCTGCCAAAGGAACGAGCAGCCCCTGGATTTGGCTGCCCCTGAACTCCAAACAGCGCTGACAGCCTCCTTTTTCACTCTCCCTGCAATTCCCGactcctctgggacctgatagcacaaaaaaaagggaattttatggaattttggggaattttatGGAATTTTGTGGAATTTTCAGGTTCGCCTCAtctctccctggagcctcccGCAGCTGCCATTTCTGCAGTTGAACCACAAGGAGCTGCGAAgcggcaggagcaggggctgtcGGTGCGGGGGACGCTGTTCCAGGGCCGTTTTTCCCATTCCCGGTGCTCCCGGTTCCCGGTGATCCCGGTCAGCACCGGACAGCGCAGCGcggccggcgctgccccggAACGCAGCGCTGCGGGACGCGTTTCCCGCGGACCTCAATCGCCGCTTCCCCCGTGCTGGGCGTGAGCGGATTGATTGACAGCTGCCGCAGCCAATCAGAAATAGGCGCTCCCGCCCCAGCCAATAGGAGGGCGCCGTGGGCGGGCGCGTGTGGGGCGGCCTGGCCGGGAGCGAGCGGGGCCGGCCGTGAGtggacgggggggggggggcggttaCCGGGGTAACGGGGGGCGAAGGGGGGGGCCGGGGGTCGTGAGGGGATGGCGGGGCCGAGGAGGGGGCCCGGGGGtcacagcggggctgggggagccggGGGTGCGGGGGGACAGGGGCAGGAGAGCGGGGCTGGGCCCCCTCCCTGTGTGAGGGACCCCAAGCTCATCTTGAGGGGTTGGGGCTGGGGCGCCTCTCGCTGTGAGGGGCTCAGGGCGGACCCCAACCTCCTGTGAGGCCCCTCTGTTtgtgaggggctggagctgggccccCTCCCCACCTTGGAGGGCTCAGGGTGGACCCCGACCCCCTGTGAGGGTCTCCCCAGCTGAACACTCCGCACTTGAGCTGCTCACCCCGCTCCCAGTAACTCTGAAACCCTTCCCCTCATCTCTGCTCCTTTTTGGGGTGCTCAGGGGTGCTGGTGGCCTGGGAGGAGCCCCCTCCTCGTCACCCCCTTTTAAAAGTGGCTGGGACCATCTCAAGCGGTTTCAGGGCTTAGAAGTGCCGGTTTTTAACGGATCAGGaactcctttgtttttcctcacacagagccctgcctggtttatataatatttttcatcGCTTGGATGCTTCATTATGAGCCACTAAGCCGAGCAGGACCGGAGTTAATCCTTTGTTCCAGCAGTTtgcaggctggggacacagcccaggtgtcggtgctgctgcaggaggagcaggtgaGGAGAACCACCAGGAATTCCTGGCGCTTCCTTTCCCTccgagctgctcccagccccgctcaGGGACGCTGGATGTGGCTGTCCCACCTGAACTCGGGAGGCTGAGGCTTTAGTGGGGGCTGGTTTGGGTTAAAAAcgggaaagaaagggaaaaaactgtGGTTAAAGGGTTTCTGGGGGGGAGCCAAAGGTGTTCCAGAGGTGTGAGGTctggaaaaggaggattttatcctttccctctgccctggcacaggtgccTGGTCAAAGATTTTGGACGTGTCCAGACCTGGAGTGAATCAATGTCACCTGATGGGTTCTGAATTCCTTTCTTTGTCCCTTGGAGAGGGACTTGTCACAGGGCCTGGGGTGACAGGacgagggggaatggcttcccggtgccagagggcagggataggtgggatactgggaaggaattcctccctgtgaccttggggaggccctggcaaGGATTTCCCagtggctgcctcatccctggaagtgtccaaggaccTTCAGGGAAGGGTGGTTTGCAGTGACCACAACAATCCCAGggctttaaaatcccttttgaaTACAGTTCAGCTTTTCCCTAGAAAAATCTCGGTGTTCTTCCCATCTCCAGGGAGCTCCTTTCCCTGAGGCCTGTCCAGGCTGTCACCCACTGATGTCCCGGCTCTGAGCACATCCAGAGGGGCCCCTCCAGGGCCTGGAATCCTCGGCAGGATGAGGATTGTGGTGGCCAAGGTGCTGTGTCTGCTGGGAATCTGTGTCCTGGTGCTGGCCGGGGCCCTGCTCCCCGTCAGGGTCATCGAGGCCGACTACGAGAAGGCTCAGCGTTCCCGGAAAGTCCTGGCCCTCTGGAATTCCTTCGGAGGAGGCGTCTTCCTGGCCACCTGCTTCAACGCCCTCCTGCCCGCCGTGAGAGGGAAGGTGAGTGCTGATTAATTCCTGTGTGAGGGACGCCTGAGCCTGCAGGATCCCAGCCCTCATTCCTTGTGGGAATGGGGTGTGTCCTGCTGGAGTGGCCTCTGGAGCTCCCTGGAACATCTCTGCTGTGGCCGGTGCCTCATGAGGGGGAGCTGTGCCCGGCTCCTGTTGCTCTCTGTGGAACAagggggggtttttggggtacagaggaggctgtggggtgggaggaTCCAAACTCGCCGTGTTTGGAACAGCAAGGCAGAGAGGTTCCCTGCCCCCTGCCAAGGCCGGTATCCGAGGGTGTGGCAGCATCATGGACTCAGTGTCCATGTGGGAATGTCTCCCTTCAGAGGGATAAAGGGGATGGCTTCCCTGTGCATCTCTTGCTCCCTTCCAGCTCGATGAGGTCCTCAGGCAAGGCAACGTGACCACGGACTACCCGGTGGCCGAGACCATCATGATGGTCGGCTTCTTCCTGACGGTCTTCGTGGACCAGCTCTTCCTGAccttccagaaggaaaaacccTCCTTCATCGACCTGGAGACCTTCAACGCCGGCTCGGACGTGGGCAGCGACTCGGAGTACGAGAGTCCCTTCATCGCCTCGTCCCGCGGGCGCGCCCTGTACGGGGAGCACGGAGCCCATTCCCACAGCCTCAACATCCCAGAACTGTCCCGCTGTGGCCCCCGGcgcctgctggggctggtgttTGCCCTGTGCACTCACTCCATCTTcgagggcctggccctgggcttGCAGGAGGACGGCAGCAGAGTGGTCAGCTTGTTCCTGGGAGTGGCCGTGCACGAGACGCTGGTGGCCGTAGCCTTGGGCATCAGCATGGCCAAGGCCTCGCTGCCGCTGAGGGACGCGGCCAAGCTGGCGGTGGCCGTGTGCCTGATGATCCCGCTGGGAATTGGCATCGGGATGGGCATCGAGAGCAGCCAGAACGCCGCCGGCAGCATCGCGtcgctgctgctgcagggcatcGCCGGCGGCACCTTCCTCTTCATCACCTTCTTCGAGATCCTGGCCAAGGAGCTGGAGGACAAGAGCCACCGGCTGCTCAAggtgctgtgcctggtgctgggctACGCCGCGCTGGCCGGGCTGGTGCTCATCCCGTGGTGAGCCGGGAGCCTCGGGAAGCCAAGGGAGCAAAACCTCACCTCTCCCCTCCCACCGGCACCGGGAGGAGCCGCCCCTTCCACCGCCGcgggcagctggagcagccctgcccggGAGGTGTTTCCACGATTACCTGAAAGAGGAGAATCTCCTCCCCTGTGCTCAGAGGGAGATGAGTGAGGAATATCCCGAGGGATTGTCCCTgcctgaggggctgcagggattAGCGGAAACAAACATTAAGGATCTGGGTAAACGCTGCTTTTTGAGTGTGAGTGGCTTCCTGCACTGCCCACAGCCcactctccctccttcccctcgcACGCTCCGGAACGGGCCGGGAGCCTGCTCCGGAGGCTCCGAGGAGGTGAgaaacaaacaggaaaggaggcagagcaggtgggagcagggattgctGGGCTGCACTAAGCTGCTTTCGCTGGCTTAGTTGGGAGCAAAACCTGGTTGTAAGAGCTGCCAAAAATAACATCCCTGTGGGACTCCGGCCTTCCGGGGCCCCACTCCCTCCGGCACAGCTTCCAGTGCTCCATCTGGGGCTCGGGGAGCTCGGCTTTCCCAGGGATTCATGGAAGAAATGAGGCCGGGCCCCTCTaccctgcttcctcctcagcatTGGATCCATAGGCTGAGCACTCCCTAAGGAAAACCTCCAGCAGCGTGGTTTGGGAATCAGAGGATGAAGCCCAGGATGGttggggttgggagggaccttaaagcccatccagtggcaccccctgccatgggcagggacaccttccactagcccagggtgctccaagccgtgtccagcctggccttggacacttccagggatggagggagcagatCCTCACATTATCCAGAGCCTGGGATCCATGAGCTTGCAGGAAACGGGCAGTAACCATTTCCAGCACGGATATTTTGGGGCAAACCCTTGCGttttcagtgctctgcagtCAGAGGGGTTGAGTAGTTCCCATCAGGGGCTGCTCCAAGGCTTTTCCAGGTTTCCAAAGGAATGAAATCACCTCCCTTGAGGAGAGTGGAGGTGGTGGAAAGGCTGCTGAGAGCCACACGCAGATCGCAGTGGCTGCAGAGCGGGGCCCCCGGGAAGCTCCGTGTGCTGCTGATCCCGTTGGATTTGCCCTTCGGAACGAGGAGCCGGGAtcagaggctggagctgggaatgtgctCCCCCCCCAGCCGTGTGACACAGCCTGGCTCAGGCAGGGGCTGCATTTTAATTACCCGGAGCCTTcgctcctgcagcagcttccgCCGGGCTCCTGGAAGCGCTGATGGAATCATAAGGATGGCGCAGTGCCGGCAGCGGGAAGGAGGCTCGGAGCCTCCGCGGTGGCCCAGCTGCAGCATATGGAGGCAGCTGAGCATCATCTGACAGATCCTGGGGCTCGTTAGTTTAATTGCTGCAACATCCCCGAGTCAATTAATCTTCCTTTGAAAACCTGGAGTGGAGGGGGGGGTGTGGAGGGAGGTTATTTTGGGCCTGGCATGACACAAACCAGCAGGATGAGGAGAGCGTGATTTGCCTCGGCGTGGTAAAGCTGCGGGGCTCTTTCACCTCTCCTGGGGGGTGACCTCGCGCCTGGGGGGGTTCTCTGTGCTGCGGGGGACGAGGAGGGAGAGGTGACACCGTGCTGAGTGTCCCTTGCTGGGCTGTCGCCTGCGTTTCACACCCTCCTCCTGCTGGAGTTTGGGATCGGGGGAAGGGGGGGCTGTGAAGTGCCGGGGGGTGCTGAGCTCCCCCATCCTCATCCCGCCGCCCTGGAGGGGTTCATCCACAGGATCATCCCGTGCTccaggatggaggaggaggaggccctgctgctcccaatAAATTCCCTGCCCTTCTCCCCTCGCTGTCactcgcttttttttttttttttcccccgtgtCCACCATGGCTGCTCCACGTCCGGCTCACGCGGCGGCCGCACGTGCCCGGCCCCGGCGTGGGCTGAGCCCCTCCTGGGCAGCCAAACCCCTCCGGCCGGAcccctccccagagccctgctgagctcggggggggaggggggacaggaCCCCCCCAGCACGCCCCGCTCGGCAGCGCCGTGATTCAGCCCTGCGTGAGCGGCCGCCCCGTTGCGTCAGGCCCGGCGGGGAGCTGCGGCTCAATGGAACGAGGAGGAGCCGCAGGAAAAGGATCAAGGAAAACTCATTCATTCCCTCTATCGAGGAGTATCCGGCCGGCTCCGAGCGCGCCACGGGGGGGGCTGAGGTTGCCACCCCCCGGCTCTTGTAACCTCACGGGGCGGCCCGAGGTCCCCGTGCCCCCCGCCCTCGCTGGGACGCGGTGCCAGCGCGTGGGTGCCACCGTGGCCCGGTGCCCGCCGGCTGCTATTAATAGAGGCTGCGGATTTTAATTGCTGCCACTCGCgagtggggtgggggggaggcaggagcagacCCCGGCTGTGACAGAGACCGTCGGATCCCCCGGGGGCACCGGTCACCTCCAGTGCCCAGTGCCTGTGGtggggcacagagctggggacgGTCACCCTGGAGCTGTTCTGGTCCCACTCAGGCGCTGGGAGGGGCTCAGCCAGCACTTGAGTGTCCCACGGCCCCACAAGGACCCCCGGTGTGTCCCCTCAAGGGCCCCtcaggggttttggggctcTGCCATGAGCAGGTGACACCAGCTGGTGACAAAGGCCCTGTGGTGTGAGCACAAGCTCCTGGTCCTGCGCTGGCGTGGCACCGTGGCCACTGCGTCCCCAAAGCCTGGCATCACTGCTCAGGCCACCCCAACTGCCACAGGGGCTCAGGGCACCCTCTGCCACCCATGCCCTGCCTGGTTGGGATGTTGGCATCTGTCTGTcctgtccgtgtgtcccctGTCACCACCTGTggggctctgtccccatccacaagtccctgggctgtccctcTTCAGGTGGCTCCGTGTCCCCACCTGTGCCCGTGTCCATGTGGGGTCCCTGTCTGTGTGTCCTCACCCCCaagtgtccctgtccgtgtgtccctgtccgtgtgtccccaCCCTGTGTCTCCCTGTCTGACTGTCCATCCTCACCCCCATGTGTCCCCATCTCTCTCCATGTGTTCCCATCcatgtgtccctgtccccatccccgcaTGTCCCTGTTCGTGTGACCCTGTTTGTGTCTCTTCTCcgtgtgtccccatcccgttccTGTCcgtctgtccccatccctgtccgtgtgtccctgtccgtgtGCATCCCTGTCcgtctgtccccatccctgtccgTGTGCCCCTGTCCGTGTGCATCCCTGTCcgtctgtccccatccctgtccgtgtgtccctgtccgtgtGCATCCCAGTCcgtctgtccccatccctgtccgTGTGCCCCTGTCCGTGTGCATCCCTGTCcgtctgtccccatccctgtccgtgtgtccctgtccgtgtGCATCCCTGTCcatctgtccccatccctgtccgTGTGCATCCCTGTCcgtctgtccccatccccgtcccgCCGCGTCCCGGAGCCGCTCGGGGCCAGGGCCGGGGGTCCGGggccccgggcggggcgggcgcggcgggcggggccggcggcggggcgggatCGACTCTGCGGCGGCCGCACCGCaccgagccgagccgagccaAGCCCGCCGAGCCGAGCCGGCCCCGCCGCAccggccgcagccccgccgagccccgccgagccccgccgTACCGAGCCGAGCCGCGCcgggcggagcggagccgccgcgccggggccgccccgggccgggccatGCGCTGaggccgccgcgccgcccgcagCCAAGGGCGGATCCCGGGCAGGACACGGTGAGGCGGCGGGCACCGCAATGCGAccggcgcggcgggggccgggggagCGCGGCCGGCGCGGGGACCGGGGGTGCTCCCGGCAAGGGCGGGGACCCGCGACCCTGCCCCGCCATCTCTCCGTGcccttctcctgcttctccatctccatcctGAGCGGGATGCTCGCCCGTCCCgccccttctcccttttctccatctccatcctgcccctccatccagccccttctcctgcctctccatctggatcctgctcttcccctgcctctccatctccatcccgAGCGGGATGCTCGCCcatcctgctcttcctctgccGCTCCGACCTCCAtccagccccttctcctgccccttcatccctgcatcctgcccttccctgcccctccaTCTTCAccctgcccttcccctgctcctccatcccacccctgccctgtccctgccctccatCCTGACCCCCAGGCCCCCCCACCAGCCGTTTGTCacccccagtgctggggacccGAGTGGAAGGGtgctggggggtcccggggggtgcAGAGCCCCCCGGCAGGATCAGGCCCCGGCTGGCCGGTGGTCCCTGCCCACAAGCTGAGGGGGGGCCGTGCTCCGGACCCTCAGGCACCGGGGACTGTTGGGATCGGGGCGCTTCTGGGCACAGGCCATGGGGTCACCCCAAAGAGCCCCCCCAGGGTCCGTGAGGGTctgtccagcccagcccctcaccccagTGCCCCATGGCGGGGCTGTGAGGCCGGGAGCACCTTCAGCTGTGCCATGGACAGGTGGGACGGACAGGTGGAACAAGTGGAATGGGACGGGGGGGATGGGACAGGCGGGACaggcaggtggcacaggtgggaTGGCAcaggtgggacagggcaggacCGTTGCCAGCCCCACCCAAGGTTGGACGTTCCCACGCGCCAActcagccccggcccccgctccagccccagcccccgTGTGCTGGTGACGCTTCCAGCGTGGTGGGATCCAAGGAGCCCACGGTGGGATGAGCTCCTTGGCTGCCCAAGGCCGCAGTGAggggctcctccagctcccagcctcaCCTGACTCTGGTGTTTGGGGACACgctggggttttggggctgcTTTGCAGGGTCTGGACCCCCCggtgctgtgggatggggatgctGCGGGAAGGGGTTGGCTCCTCTGGAGATgctcagggatgcaggagctgcCATGCCCAAGGCAGCCACTGGCACGGGGGTGTCTGGGGCACTTTGCTGTCCCCCTTCCCTGAATTGGGGTGGCAGGAGTGGAGCCGACTGGGGACAGTCCTAAAGCAGTGCCcagacccccttccctccccttctttCCACTCCTCCTGGGACTGGACACCTTTGGAAACCCTGTGCCATGGTGGGTTTAATGTCCCCAAGGCTCCGTGAGGGTCCTGCACACTCTGGGGGCCctcctggggcagagctggtgctgccaCCCCTGTGCTGCACTCGGGGAACCggagcagggcccagcccgGGGCTCAGCATCGGTGACTCTGTGCCCCCTCATTTCACACCCCTTCTGCATCGCtcagggggcactggggaccCTGCCCAggtccccggtgtcccctgtGGGTGGGCACCGAGGTGTGGCAGCATAAGAGTGGCCGGGAGGGGTCTCTGACCCACTGCCCACCACCCACGGCCATGCCACGCTCCTTCCCCCCACTCCCCTACGCATTcctggggtgggagcagagcagagggatggcacagggcagggcagggtggcagGGAGTCACACGGGTGACAGGACACCAGCAGCATGGCCTGCGTGTGTAAGGCCACCTCTGTCCCTGGCCAGGGCACCCAGCTGGGCACTCCAGGTGCCACCACATCCTCACCAGGCCAGCGACTGCCccgcagagctgctcctgctgcccagctgggccCAGGGGGTCCCTGCCCAgcgtgccccccccccccggcagCCTCGGTAGCAGCTGTGGCGCCGGTGGCCGCGCTCAGCCATATGGCCACAGCGGGCGGCTGGTAAAAATAGCCAAGGCGGCTGCACCCCGGGCCAGCTGGCAAGGGCATCCCAAG containing:
- the SLC39A3 gene encoding zinc transporter ZIP3; translation: MRIVVAKVLCLLGICVLVLAGALLPVRVIEADYEKAQRSRKVLALWNSFGGGVFLATCFNALLPAVRGKLDEVLRQGNVTTDYPVAETIMMVGFFLTVFVDQLFLTFQKEKPSFIDLETFNAGSDVGSDSEYESPFIASSRGRALYGEHGAHSHSLNIPELSRCGPRRLLGLVFALCTHSIFEGLALGLQEDGSRVVSLFLGVAVHETLVAVALGISMAKASLPLRDAAKLAVAVCLMIPLGIGIGMGIESSQNAAGSIASLLLQGIAGGTFLFITFFEILAKELEDKSHRLLKVLCLVLGYAALAGLVLIPW